CGAAGTGGTGGCGAAAGCAGTGGAAGGCGTGGACTACATCTTCCACATGGCCGCACTGGTGAGCGTGCCGGAGTCGATGTCGAAGCCAGCGGAGTGCGTGGACATCAATGTCCATGGTCTGCTGAACGTGCTGGAAGCTGCGGCAGCCGCAGGAGTCAAGAAGCTCGTCTTTGCTTCTTCTGCTGCGATCTACGGTGACAACCCGACCGTGCCGAAACTGGAGACGATGCTGCCCGAGCCGAAGAGTCCCTATGCGGTGACAAAGCTCGATGGCGAATTCTACCTGGATCTTTTCAATCGCGAGCGCGGCCTGGAAACAGCGGCAATCCGATTCTTCAACGTCTTTGGTCCCCGCCAGGATCCGAAGGGTGCCTATGCCGCGGCGGTGCCGATCTTCATCGAAAAAGCACTGAAGGGGGAGGACATCACCGTGTATGGCGATGGCGGGCAGACGCGCGATTTCATCTACGTGAAGGACATTGTCGGCGCGCTCTCCTTCGCAGTAGAAACACCAGGAGTGACCGGAGTTTTCAACGCCGGCTATGGCGGCCAGATGACGATCAACGATCTGGCGGGCAAGATCATCGCCTCTGCGGGATCGGGATCCAAGGTGCTCCACGGACCGGAACGTCCGGGAGACGTGAAACACTCGCGCTCCAGCGCTGCGAAGCTACAGGGTGCCGGTTGGCAGCCGAAGTATTCGCTCGAAGAAGCCTTGGCGACGACGCTGGAGTTTTTCCGCAAATAAGGCGCCCGCCTTACTCATACTGCCACTTTAGCACCCAAGGGTCGGAGGTCTCCTCCTGCGCTGCCTTGAGCCGCTTCTTCATGGCATCGATCTGAATGCGGAAGTTCGGATCGTCCACAAGGTTCCTGGACTCGGCGGGATCCGCCTTTAGATCGAACAGCTCGAAGGCCGGACGCTGGATGTATGATCCGACCGTACGTTTTCCGTAGGGCGCATCCAAGCCCTTCCTGTATTGCGCCTGCCAAGTCGATGCCGCCCAGAGATCGGATGCGAAGGGATAGGGGAGCGGTGCGGCAATGTTCCAGATCAGCTTGAACTGCCGGTCTCTGAGCGCCCGCATAGGGTAGTACATCTGGATCTCATGAAAGGTGTGCGACGCCATGACCGAATCCCAACCCGCTCCGTGCTCCTTCCCGAGCACATCCAGCCATGACCTGCCATGGTAACGCTGGAACTTCGGGCCAGGATTCTCACCCCTTCCCAGCTTCGTCACTGGCAGAAGAGTCATCGGAGCCTGCTTTCCAGCCTCATATCCCCCAGCCGCATCGAGAAGTGTGGGAGTGATGTCCGAATGCGAGATCATCGCATCGTTGACCACTCCTCCTGTCACACCCGGCATCTTGACGACGAAAGGCACCCTAAGTCCCGCTTCATACACGGTCGTCTTTGCTCCGGGGAAAGCCATGCCGTGATCCGCCGTGAAGACGATCATCGTATTCTCATACTGCCCCGCCTTCTTCAGCGCCGCAACCAAGGCCCCAAGCGCCTTGTCCGTGCGCGTGACGCTCTGATAGTACTGCGCCAGCTCGCGACGGCACTCCGGTGTATCCGGCAAAAAATCGGGAACAGGCAGGACCGCCGGATCGTAAGCCACCTCTTCGATTCCCTTGTAGGATTCGTTAGTGGCAGGGTTACCAAAGCGGTTCGGCTTCAACTCTTCCGGTGCGTTCAGATCGTCCTCAGCACCACGATGGGGATCGTTGGTCCAGAAGCAGAGGAAGAAGGGTTGCTCCGTCTTTTCGTTGAAAAGAGGTTCACAGGCTTCCACCCAGTCCGGAGTTTGATGTGCGCCTTTCGAGGCTAGCCAGCGTTCGAAGCCGTAGACCGATTCGGGAGCCACGTGCAGCTTCCCGATGTGCGCGGTGCGGTAGCCCAGCGACTTCAACTGCAGCGGCAAACTCAAGGACGAACAGCTCTGGAAAGTCTCAAACTTGTGGTAGTCATGCACGTGGCCGTACTGGCCGTTTGCATGGTTGTGAAGGCCGGTCAGGATAACCGAGCGGCTCGCCGAACAGGAAGCAGTCGTCGCGAAGGCTTCGGTGAACCGCGTGCCCTCCCCCGCGAGTTGATCGAGATACGGCGTCCGGATCACCGGTGACCCGTAGCAGCCCGCGATCGGACTCTGGTCGTCCGTCACGAAGAGCACGATGTTCGGCCTGGCGGCATGGACGCCCCCCATGGACACCAGCAACAGGGCAAACCACAATGCGTGAAAAGGCATGGCTATCCTACGCCCGGAACCGCGAAATCTGCCATCCGACGAACGATCTGCATATTTTGGATCGCAGCTTATCATTCACCCGTTCGAAAGCGTCTATCGACTGCAAATTTACTTGGCCAAGGCATCCAACTCGGCATCCGCGGGGTGTTTGCCTTCGGGACTGGAGATCTTGAGCTTGTCGTAAGCCGTGGTCACCGCGCTCTTGTGGGCGTCTTCGACGAAGCCCCCGTTCGCGAGATAGAAGCGCTTTCCCTCCACACCGGCGCTGCGATCCAAGCGCTCGCTCTTGCCATGACCGTCGTGGGTGAAGCTGGCTTCGGTAAGCGGAAGCCACTTGCCGGATTTCGTCTTGATCCAGCCATTGCCGAATTCACAGACGCGGCGTTGATCGCCATTCTGGCCGCCAAAGTTCTCGTTGAAGGAATAGAGGCCGTGCAGGTACTTCCCGTCGTTCGGTGCACGGAAGGACGAGACGAGTTGCCAGTCCTTCTTCTTCGAATCCCGGAACCAGCCGGTGTAGATGGTGTTCGTTCCTTCCACCTCCGCACGCATCAGGAAGTGCACCGTATCGCCGAGCTTCCACGGATAGACCAAGTGGCTGTGCCCGCCGGTGCCTTCATTGCCGAAGTCACCTGCATTCACGCCCGGGCCCTTGCCGAGGAGCTTCACCCGATGGTCGTCGTGAACCTTGTCGCGATCCACCGCTTCATTGCCGGAATCCCAGACCGAAAAAATGATCCGCCGCTCAGTGGGGCTGTTCACCTGCATGCCGAAATAGCCGCGATGCCAACCGGTGGCCATGTAGTAGGACCACAGCGGCTCGGTCTTCGGGGTAACTTCGAGGTAGAACCACTCGACCTCTTCCTTCGCCTCGTCCGGCACCGGATACCCGAGGTGGATGGATGCGCTGTTCTTGCGCTCGACCTTCGAGAAGTGTGCCTCCTCGGAAGCGGCGCCATCGAGATTGAGCGATCTCAAATCGGGGAGCTTCGTCCCCTTCCCTTCCAAGGTGAACCTGTAATAACCGGGCTTGGAAATCTCGGCCTTGCCAAAGGAAATGGTATCACCCTCGGCTTTACCGCTGAGCTTGGTGGTCTCCTTCGGATTCTCCTGCGAGCTCACGGTCAGCTGAAGCTTCGCTTGCTTCGAAATCTCTCCAATGGCCTTCAGGGAAAGCTCAAGATCTCCCTTCTTCTTCACGAGCCCGTACCAGGAAAGCGT
This portion of the Luteolibacter luteus genome encodes:
- a CDS encoding NAD-dependent epimerase/dehydratase family protein, with amino-acid sequence MKILVTGGSGFIGSHIVEHYQDKAEEIRVLDNLRTGYRKNLDGLRHTFIAGSITDREVVAKAVEGVDYIFHMAALVSVPESMSKPAECVDINVHGLLNVLEAAAAAGVKKLVFASSAAIYGDNPTVPKLETMLPEPKSPYAVTKLDGEFYLDLFNRERGLETAAIRFFNVFGPRQDPKGAYAAAVPIFIEKALKGEDITVYGDGGQTRDFIYVKDIVGALSFAVETPGVTGVFNAGYGGQMTINDLAGKIIASAGSGSKVLHGPERPGDVKHSRSSAAKLQGAGWQPKYSLEEALATTLEFFRK
- a CDS encoding sulfatase family protein — translated: MPFHALWFALLLVSMGGVHAARPNIVLFVTDDQSPIAGCYGSPVIRTPYLDQLAGEGTRFTEAFATTASCSASRSVILTGLHNHANGQYGHVHDYHKFETFQSCSSLSLPLQLKSLGYRTAHIGKLHVAPESVYGFERWLASKGAHQTPDWVEACEPLFNEKTEQPFFLCFWTNDPHRGAEDDLNAPEELKPNRFGNPATNESYKGIEEVAYDPAVLPVPDFLPDTPECRRELAQYYQSVTRTDKALGALVAALKKAGQYENTMIVFTADHGMAFPGAKTTVYEAGLRVPFVVKMPGVTGGVVNDAMISHSDITPTLLDAAGGYEAGKQAPMTLLPVTKLGRGENPGPKFQRYHGRSWLDVLGKEHGAGWDSVMASHTFHEIQMYYPMRALRDRQFKLIWNIAAPLPYPFASDLWAASTWQAQYRKGLDAPYGKRTVGSYIQRPAFELFDLKADPAESRNLVDDPNFRIQIDAMKKRLKAAQEETSDPWVLKWQYE
- a CDS encoding DUF3472 domain-containing protein — protein: MKNRLLGIIPFLLLGHLHAAVEVPAFTAYQSPDPNGGASRGKDGEITGWEAKTTLSWYGLVKKKGDLELSLKAIGEISKQAKLQLTVSSQENPKETTKLSGKAEGDTISFGKAEISKPGYYRFTLEGKGTKLPDLRSLNLDGAASEEAHFSKVERKNSASIHLGYPVPDEAKEEVEWFYLEVTPKTEPLWSYYMATGWHRGYFGMQVNSPTERRIIFSVWDSGNEAVDRDKVHDDHRVKLLGKGPGVNAGDFGNEGTGGHSHLVYPWKLGDTVHFLMRAEVEGTNTIYTGWFRDSKKKDWQLVSSFRAPNDGKYLHGLYSFNENFGGQNGDQRRVCEFGNGWIKTKSGKWLPLTEASFTHDGHGKSERLDRSAGVEGKRFYLANGGFVEDAHKSAVTTAYDKLKISSPEGKHPADAELDALAK